The Homalodisca vitripennis isolate AUS2020 unplaced genomic scaffold, UT_GWSS_2.1 ScUCBcl_11207;HRSCAF=20398, whole genome shotgun sequence genome includes the window agaagatTGCTCTTGTGCCCTGAGCACATTTACTGTGCCATAAGACCTGGACAACGTGTGAAAAAGTATCTTGTAAGCGATACACAATAGCTCAAGAACATAGTAGCTGTGATAAATGGATCAGAGGCCGAGGTCATACCCACAACGGTTTGAAAATCCGGATAATAAATCTTGGCTTCCGATCCTCAAATCTCTAAAGGTTTGAAGTCTCTGGATCCAGAAACTTAGAGGCAGTGACATTGAGAAGATTGACTGCAAAGTAATGTTTGAATTAAGagttagaatagaatagaattcgGGGTCTAGAGGGAAATAAACTTAAAGAATCCCACCAGGATCCTTGGTAGGTCAAAGATATGGTAGAGTAAAGGTCAGGGAACATGAAGCTGTagaaagttaatttttgaaaagggCTAGTGACATTTTTCTTTGATAAGACAGTTATTACACAGATAAAACAAGGAAACCATAAGTAAATCTCTGATCGATTGGTTAACTCTATTCACAAGCTTTTTCTATTTTCAACTACTGCACTTCTGTACTATGTGTGGTAGGCTACAGTATGATTTTAGTGGGTAATTAATGTTTCTATAAATCTCAAAACTCAAAACAGGATACCAGAAAGTATGTATTGTTACAAAAACCATTTCCAAACACTAAAACAGTAGGTagttaattcaacattttaatacGTATGAATGTTGAGACACCAAAGATAATCTTTGttacatttttagagtttttaCAATGTAACAGAGATACAGTAATACCAAGCCGTATATGTtatgtaaagaaaacattttctctattttttttattagatgaaaaaagagctgaaaaaattaatatacagtaacCTGCTGTATCTGTAGCCTTCTCTTTTTACTAGCTTATTTATATCtcattttattacagaaaaagaCTGCAACAACGACATTCTCTGGGCTTGGACTTATCCTTCCATAAGGGATATTCAGAAAACACTGATTCTTAGAAAATGCAGCTTCGACCTAGCGCACCCATTTTTATATGGAAGATATAGAAATGAGTGGTTTTATATCAGTTGCACTGAAGTTTTTGAATCGGATTGTTTGCGAGGAGtaagtataataaattgtattattcttgGAAGATTAACTTTTTTATTGCATCCAAATTAGTCAAATAAGTTTCAATGTTGTACTGTAAACTCCAGTGAAGGaacaaaataattatgcaaaCCTTACAAATAATTCTTGTGACTACAGCTGGTGGTCTGACCCGTAACCGCCAGCACCCGAAAAGCTGGTAGTATCCAAAACCGCCAAGGTCTATTTGTACACTTTtacaatactttacattttgctATGTACTGCCCTTTGTTTTTATGTGAAtagaatggtttattttttgttttgtagcaTGTTTCATTGCCAATTGGTTAGTGCAAATTAAAAGTGcattatgtaataataatctctttagaCCAGAAAATTTGCACAAAAAAATTCACTGGTGTTCTGATCAATCGTATGTTGCcatccaaagggttaatataGTTGTTTAGAGTTTTAGATTTAGGTTTACTGAAATCATTGTTCCTGTGTGATATGATTAgtcataatttttgttaattctttGCACTTTCCTGTCTTAATCATAGTCTTATGCTCAATGTAGTAAAGTTGGAAAAGTTGAGATTGCTCTGACCATGCTTTGATACCGATATTAGATGTGGATTTGTAATTTAAAGTGCACATCAATTGGGGAGTGCTACTCTGGTTTTCACGTTGAGATGATTGCAAAGCCTCAGTACATCATCTCCGTTCATTACAGCAGATTCACTGATTAGCACAGGCTATGAACTATGCAACATGCTTAGCATTAGTCAATCATAATGATCATCCATACATTCATACAAAGATAAATAAGCTACTTAAGTATGTATTTAAGCCCTACCTGCTATATGAGGCAATATTAAGTTCATAGCGATTTAATAGAAGTGTGCTACTGacataatattatacattgttatattgttcctgttttcTTCTGTTGTCTGCAtaatacagcgtgtatcaaaatgaatgacctgattttaaaactcaatatctattgctaaaaatgtcctacaaaaataatatttattgcaaaatactcacaaaatcttaaagttttaggtatgttattacaaatgttctatatgtccactagcagcagcacgaacaacatccagacgatagctaaattcctcataaaccttacacaacgtatctgcgttcacagaccttattgcgacagttattctgttctttagttctttgatgtcatgagttagagggggaactaacactttttccttcacatatccccacaagaaaaagtcgcatggggtcaagtctggtgatcttggaggccaagaatgaagagcattgtctcgaggtcccaTGCGCCCTATCCAacggtggggcagagtgttgttgagaagctgccgaacattgttgtgccagtgaggcggagctccatcctgttggaaaatgaagtcaCCAGAGTCTGCCTGAAGTTGTGGGAAAAGCCAATTCTGCAGCATTTGAAGATAGCTTATTCCATTCACAGTGTCTCCCTCAAAAAAGAAGGGACCGTACACTTTTTTACAAGAGACtgcacaaaaaacgttcactttcggAGTCTCGTTCATGCTGAATAACGTCGTGAGGTTGTTCGAGTCCCCATATGCGCACGTTATGTCGGTTTACTTTACCACTAGTATGAAATGttgcttcatcactgaaaattaatcgtgataaaaatgtatccacttcCATGTCCTCAAGTAGAGCATTACTAAATTCAACACATTTCCTTTTATCACCAACCCGGAGAGCATGTTCTAATTTTAGTCTGTATGGTTTGTACAGCAAACGACGTCTTAACACTCGCCAGACAGTCATGTGAGGCATACCCAGTTGTCTGCTTGCACGGCGAGTAGACATTCGTGGACTGCGCTCAAATGTTTGCCGAACTGTTTTCCACCATTTCGTCAGAAGTGCGAGTTTGGCCTGAACTTTTACCTTTGCACAAGCACCCTTTCTCTTCAAATTGGCGATACCATCGACAAATATATTTAGGTGAAGGCGGATCAATGCCGAAACGACGACGAAAAGCACGCTGGACCGAAACAACTGACTCATCCTTGGCAAACTGCAACACACAAAACACCTTTTGTTGAGCGGATGCCATTTTACTTCAGACTGACTGGAAACGAAGAAGACGCACTGACCAACATCTAGCGgcgattttatgaaactttaggtCACGCCCATTCCAAATACACAGCTTTCCTTGCCAGCACGCcttatgttttgtattattaccgtacaaaatcaggtcattctttttgatacacccggtATTGTGTAAGGAGCATTTCCCCACATCGCACATTTATATATCTGGTGCTTTCTACCAGATGTCAGCACTTTCTCAGCcctctgtcatgagtgtttgcaccttggtGAGTTCACTATAGTCACACAGTGCAGACAGGTACTGCGTATTGTTGTTGCAAGTCATCTGTCATGGAGTatgttatggttttatttctagtgtttattgtaccatggaaatatATGATGCACATATAGATGAATGGTTTCGTTTACGTGATGATGACACGAACATGGATAGTGAAAATGACTTAGTGGACataatgaaaattacataaaaaataatacaaaataaggcACTTAAATAACTTTTTCCCAAAAAAGTATATAACTAAACTCTGCAATCCTGTCTCTgtaaaaaacagcaaaaaatgtgtaaaacaacAAGTTTACGgtataaaaagaaaatcattaagGGTTTAGTTGTCAAATTATATAGAAGGTACGACTACACCAAACCAAGTGTATCATATATGTATACACTTACCTGTTATGACAGGTTTCGATAAAGATAAGGAGAGGGATAATTCAAGGAGGATATCCCACTATCATCAGAGTTGAACTTGCCTGTGTAGAAGTGTGTAGAaaagtttcatgctaaatttcaagtctatagcttaattCAATAGAACTTgctgacagacagatagaaaaaaATCTTGCCAGTCCCcttcactaactctcagccaatttGCTCAACacttttgttgtaatttttggCAGCTTGATGATCTCATAAGTATGGATTTTATTGTGCAGGTCAAACAGTTTGCTTTGGTGGTGTGGTCAAGAGACTTTAATCCTGAGAAATATGAGACTCTGTGTCGTATCCTGAGCAAAACCTATTGTAAAACAGGTGAGTTCATTTAATTGTAgccataattttgtttattacacttatcctttacaaattacaatagaGCAAATAGCACTTACCTTGCTTTAACTTGGTCTTTCTTGTGAAAAAGTACTTCTTTATCAGTTTTAGGTTCGATGGACTTCTGGGAGCGATTGGAACCTATTGAATTaagtaattattgaatattttaggtAGATTGTGTATAgtaaaatcagcctattgcaaaTGTACTTATGATAGCATTTGCCAATCATTGCTATGTAACTTCACCAAACATGACTTCATgttccaaaaattttatatatatttctatctCTCTCTTCCTCTATCCCTccctaatttattagtttttggtctttacaattagttttaaatttgattcatatgattttttatattttatagatatatttttctgtaaacaataactaACTGATGATACCTTCACTGGTGAAAGGGCTTTTGAGATAAATTAAAcgtgaaagaataaaaaatgccTATTCTAAACTGTTATTCTAATCTTTAAAATCCTTTTCAAGGAAACCCAGCAATGCTCCTCAAACTATTTTTGTCAGTGATAACGCGGGGTGCTTGTACAACAGAAGAGAATGGAACTTACTTTACCAAAGACTTTGAGCGCAGTTCGATACAGAATAATGCTACAATGATCAGAGGTAagatttattaatgtttagtgaattattcatttattttgtgaAGCGACTCTTCTCAAAATCCCAGAAAGTGTTACTTCTAACTAGGTTTCCTCTTCTTCCAAGTTGGCAACAGTGGGGTCCCCGATAACTCTACTATTGGTGGATATAACTTGGGATATTCCTTGGATGCAGCTTCTATCCCCAATCTTACCCATCTTGAATgcttgtcactccggaagcaagtgctaaggtccttttaggactaagtgtgaCAAGATGATTGATgaagcttcttgtcttaagaaaAAATGTACACTTTTCTTCTAAGATATCACATCTGGTCAAAATCAGATGTTCTTTTTTTAACACTTTCTTATACtggcttaatattttttaactctcGTGTACTGTAAAATGTGCTAAAATGTATTGCTGATATATTTTTTCACTACTtgcatagtttaattttttgtttttgaaaacatcttgtatacataacattaaaattgcttcatttttacGTGGTTTTGTATTGCGATTTGCTTGTAccgttaatatttttattccaacaaTATTTGATAGTTGCCTAATAATTCTGGATTTTTTCAGATCTCATAAAACTCTTTGGCTTACAGACAATTGTGATTTATACAGCCTTGCTGCTCAAGAAACGTTTAGTGGTATACCACCACAGTCTACCACACCTTCTTAAGGTGAGTAGCACGTTATTGTTTAAATCTTGAACTTGCAGTCATTTGACATACATTTCCGAAGCATTGATGATTTATGGATAGTTGAATTGTTAAGTTACGTTGAACATTTAAttggtatatttatttcttaaaataaaagaaaatattgaaacaagataccttttataatgtttgtttatttggtattttgtatGTGTTATGGCAATTATAGTCATAATTAcagaaataatgttaaatgagctgaaataaaacttattttatggtATTTCACATAAAGAGGCTATTACActggtttataaaaaatgttagataaatttcatataattttacatattaacaattgaaatatccatgtttaattcaaaatataccagttaataatgtaacattttttataagcCAGTAAAAAATTTGGTTAGAACCTTAACTTAACCCTAGAGTCCGCATGCACCACATGCGCAGCATATTAACAtactgatttaatttatttttaagttatttagattttgaagtaTTAGACATTATTcgattacaataaaatttacatggTTGCAAAGAGGAAAAAACCAAAACTCTCAAATCTCAGGTTTTCAATACTTTGAGCGATTTTACAGAATATCAAAACTTCTGAAGATAGATATGATAATTTTACGACAtcaatgtttttagttttagtgtttttatgtaattgcTAATTTTATGTTGTAATCGTATATTGCATATTTGATGTCTATTGTCTTGTTACTAACACAGATCTCCACTAGAATGTGTCTGCTGTTTTACAT containing:
- the LOC124374920 gene encoding putative DENN domain-containing protein 10 B (The sequence of the model RefSeq protein was modified relative to this genomic sequence to represent the inferred CDS: added 297 bases not found in genome assembly), which codes for MDLLSCNIIEKDCNNDILWAWTYPSIRDIQKTLILRKCSFDLAHPFLYGRYRNEWFYISCTEVFESDCLRGVKQFALVVWSRDFNPEKYETLCRILSKTYCKTGNPAMLLKLFLSVITRGACTTEENGTYFTKDFERSSIQNNATMIRDLIKLFGLQTIVIYTALLLKKRLVVYHHSLPHLLKWVHTFPALMAHRPEAELLHPWLDLCPDEVDQLVSSQSYIVGCSDSRILSRVDLFDVLVNLPAQEITIAPHAKESLSMTKAHKEIALFLVQLAEREDLAESQIVSEVADKTQELLAHIRSLTAGESSGDKKTVTVESIRLKKFSPAVENFLLQLALAENILA